One window of Kosakonia cowanii JCM 10956 = DSM 18146 genomic DNA carries:
- a CDS encoding MFS transporter, which yields MSQGINNDVAATSSRRIFKKLRWWMLVLFLFGVTVNYITRNSLGILAPELKTSLGITTEQYSWIVGAFQLAYTLFQPLCGWLIDVIGLKVGFMVCAIIWALACMFHAGASSWIHLAILRFTMGASEAAATPANAKTIGEWFPKSERPVAAGWAGVGFSIGAMLAPPIIYFAHASFGWQGAFMFTGVLALLWVILWWAFYHNPDKHPNLSREELAFIQQDNEPPAVKLPFLTALKNVSKNKRFYGIAIPAFMAEPAWAVLSFWVPLYLAKEHGMDLKQIAMFAWLPFLAADLGSVASGYLTKLYTRWFGCSRVNSVVASSLTGAFLMISLAIVAITRDPYITIVLISIGGFGHQIISCMLSALVVESFDKGQMATVNGMRGSAAWIASFLFSLLIGVTADKIGFNPLFIAMGFFDLIGAIFLVAFIAERRAKRA from the coding sequence ATGAGCCAGGGGATTAACAACGACGTGGCGGCCACCAGCAGTCGCCGGATCTTCAAAAAATTACGCTGGTGGATGCTGGTACTCTTTCTGTTTGGCGTGACGGTGAACTACATCACCCGTAACTCGCTGGGCATCCTGGCACCGGAACTGAAAACCAGCCTCGGTATTACTACCGAACAATATTCATGGATTGTCGGCGCATTTCAGCTGGCGTATACCCTGTTCCAGCCGCTGTGTGGCTGGTTAATCGATGTGATTGGCCTGAAAGTGGGCTTTATGGTCTGCGCGATCATCTGGGCGCTGGCCTGTATGTTCCATGCTGGCGCAAGCAGCTGGATCCATCTGGCGATTTTGCGCTTTACCATGGGCGCGTCGGAAGCGGCGGCAACGCCCGCTAACGCCAAAACAATCGGCGAGTGGTTCCCGAAATCGGAGCGTCCGGTCGCCGCTGGCTGGGCGGGCGTCGGCTTCTCCATCGGCGCGATGCTGGCACCGCCAATCATCTACTTCGCCCACGCCTCGTTTGGCTGGCAGGGGGCATTTATGTTTACCGGCGTGCTGGCGCTGCTGTGGGTGATTTTGTGGTGGGCGTTTTATCACAACCCGGACAAGCACCCGAATCTGAGCCGCGAAGAGCTGGCCTTTATTCAGCAGGATAATGAGCCGCCAGCAGTGAAACTGCCCTTCCTTACCGCGCTGAAAAACGTATCGAAAAACAAACGCTTCTACGGCATCGCCATTCCGGCCTTTATGGCGGAACCGGCGTGGGCGGTGCTGAGCTTCTGGGTGCCGCTCTATCTGGCGAAAGAGCACGGCATGGATCTGAAACAGATTGCGATGTTCGCCTGGCTCCCCTTCCTCGCCGCCGATCTCGGCAGCGTCGCCAGCGGCTATCTCACCAAACTCTATACCCGCTGGTTCGGCTGCTCGCGCGTCAACTCGGTAGTTGCCAGTTCCCTGACCGGCGCGTTCCTGATGATCTCGCTGGCCATTGTTGCGATCACCCGCGATCCCTATATCACCATTGTGCTGATCTCGATTGGCGGCTTCGGCCACCAGATCATCTCCTGCATGTTGAGCGCGCTGGTGGTTGAGTCATTCGACAAAGGCCAGATGGCAACCGTCAACGGCATGCGCGGCTCGGCGGCGTGGATCGCCAGCTTCCTCTTCTCACTGCTGATTGGCGTTACCGCCGACAAGATTGGCTTCAACCCGCTGTTTATTGCCATGGGTTTCTTTGACCTGATTGGCGCTATTTTCCTGGTGGCATTTATTGCTGAACGTCGCGCAAAACGCGCCTGA
- a CDS encoding LacI family DNA-binding transcriptional regulator: MDKKLKISEIARRTNLSTSTVSRVLAGKANTSEKARAAVLACARELGVMEGIAAGRLLLNNLIVFAPQRAFDERSDIFYYRVIQSINKALEPHDVRLRYCALEELDSDANEFLARMNAAETQAAILLGIDDTHIHELAADIGKPCVLINCRDGRMRLPSIAPDHRTIGEFAARYLFDMGHRDVVNVMCLRRYTMDLRLAGIKAAWQQQNLRFNSKRDLITVPSFSAKEAALRVAEWLDDPANKTPPTAFLVSGDFMAQGTVQALLQRGLRVPQDVSVMSIDAFNLAAIQDVPLTAVHVPRDELGAEAVQLLQQRLIRPQAPTGSLLLNGTLAVRESVRRIRPGQRRTAVAGDGLYDA; this comes from the coding sequence ATGGATAAAAAGCTCAAAATCAGCGAAATTGCCCGGCGCACAAATCTGTCGACCAGCACCGTTTCGCGGGTGCTGGCGGGAAAAGCCAACACCAGCGAAAAAGCGCGCGCGGCGGTGCTGGCCTGCGCCCGTGAACTGGGGGTGATGGAGGGGATTGCCGCCGGACGGCTGCTGCTCAATAACCTGATTGTCTTTGCGCCGCAGCGCGCCTTTGATGAGCGCTCCGATATCTTCTACTACCGTGTCATTCAGAGCATCAATAAGGCACTGGAGCCTCACGACGTGCGGCTGCGCTACTGCGCGCTGGAGGAGCTGGACAGCGATGCCAATGAATTTCTGGCGCGTATGAATGCAGCCGAAACCCAGGCGGCGATCCTGCTCGGCATTGACGATACCCATATTCACGAGCTGGCGGCGGATATCGGCAAACCCTGCGTGCTGATCAACTGCCGCGATGGGCGTATGCGCCTGCCCTCGATTGCGCCGGATCACCGCACCATCGGCGAGTTTGCTGCCCGCTATCTCTTTGATATGGGCCACCGCGATGTGGTGAATGTGATGTGCCTGCGCCGTTACACCATGGATCTGCGCCTCGCAGGCATTAAAGCAGCGTGGCAGCAGCAGAACCTGCGTTTTAACAGCAAACGGGATCTCATCACCGTACCCAGCTTTAGCGCCAAAGAGGCGGCGCTGCGGGTGGCGGAGTGGCTGGACGATCCGGCAAACAAAACGCCGCCGACCGCATTTCTGGTCAGCGGCGATTTTATGGCGCAGGGGACGGTGCAGGCGCTGCTGCAGCGGGGTTTGCGCGTGCCGCAGGATGTGTCGGTGATGAGTATTGACGCCTTTAACCTCGCGGCAATTCAGGATGTGCCGCTCACCGCGGTGCATGTTCCGCGCGATGAGCTGGGCGCGGAAGCGGTGCAGCTATTGCAGCAGCGCCTGATCCGCCCACAGGCACCGACCGGCTCGCTGCTGTTAAACGGCACGCTGGCAGTGCGCGAGTCGGTGCGGCGGATACGCCCGGGGCAGCGACGCACCGCCGTGGCTGGTGACGGGCTGTATGATGCTTAA
- a CDS encoding DUF1479 domain-containing protein, which produces MTFTHETLPADHKTAIRQMKQALRAQIGDVQQLFDQLSARISERVEEIKAIKARGESVWPQLNYADLANGRVTEAQRALIKRRGCVVIKGHFPREQALGWDRAMLDYLAENHFDEVYKGPGDSFFGTLEASRPEIYPIYWSQAQMQARQSDEMAAAQSFLNRLWRFESEGRTWFNPDVSVIYPDRIRRRPPGTTSKGLGAHTDSGALERWLLPAYQRVFANVFNGKLDQYDPWDAAHRTEVEEYSVENTTKCSVFRTFQGWTALSDMIAGQGLLHVVPIPEAMAYILLRPLLDDIPDDELCGVAPGRVLPVSEKWHPLLMEALSSIPPLEAGDSVWWHCDVIHSVAPVENQQGWGNVMYIPAAPLCEKNLAYARTVKVALEQGSSPGDFPREDYERDWSGRFTLSDLNAHGKRALGMES; this is translated from the coding sequence ATGACGTTTACCCATGAAACCCTTCCTGCCGACCACAAAACCGCCATCCGCCAGATGAAACAGGCGCTGCGGGCGCAAATTGGCGATGTACAACAGCTGTTCGATCAACTCAGCGCGCGTATTAGTGAGCGCGTGGAGGAGATTAAGGCGATAAAAGCCCGCGGCGAATCTGTCTGGCCGCAGCTTAACTATGCCGATCTCGCCAACGGACGCGTGACCGAGGCACAGCGCGCGTTGATCAAACGTCGCGGCTGCGTGGTGATTAAAGGCCATTTCCCGCGCGAGCAGGCGCTGGGCTGGGATCGCGCGATGCTCGACTACCTGGCGGAAAACCATTTTGATGAGGTCTATAAAGGCCCGGGCGACAGCTTTTTCGGCACGCTGGAGGCTTCGCGCCCGGAGATCTACCCGATCTACTGGTCACAGGCGCAGATGCAGGCGCGCCAGAGCGATGAAATGGCGGCCGCGCAATCTTTCCTCAACCGGCTGTGGCGGTTTGAGAGCGAGGGGCGCACGTGGTTTAACCCCGATGTTAGCGTCATCTACCCGGATCGCATTCGCCGCCGCCCGCCGGGCACCACCTCGAAAGGGCTGGGGGCGCATACGGATTCCGGCGCGCTGGAGCGCTGGCTGCTGCCGGCCTATCAGCGCGTCTTTGCCAACGTCTTTAACGGCAAACTGGATCAATATGATCCATGGGATGCGGCGCACCGCACCGAGGTGGAGGAGTACTCGGTTGAGAACACCACCAAATGTTCAGTGTTTCGCACCTTCCAGGGCTGGACGGCGCTGTCGGATATGATCGCTGGTCAGGGGTTGCTGCACGTGGTGCCGATCCCCGAGGCGATGGCCTACATTCTGCTGCGCCCGCTGCTGGATGATATCCCGGACGATGAGCTGTGCGGCGTGGCACCTGGCCGCGTGCTGCCGGTTTCAGAGAAGTGGCACCCGCTGCTGATGGAAGCGCTGAGCAGCATTCCTCCCCTTGAAGCGGGCGATTCCGTCTGGTGGCACTGCGATGTGATCCACTCAGTCGCCCCGGTGGAAAACCAGCAGGGCTGGGGCAATGTGATGTATATCCCCGCTGCCCCGCTGTGTGAGAAGAACCTGGCTTATGCCCGCACGGTGAAGGTCGCACTGGAGCAAGGCAGCTCGCCCGGGGATTTTCCGCGCGAGGATTATGAGCGCGACTGGTCAGGCCGCTTTACGCTCAGCGATCTGAATGCGCACGGTAAGCGCGCGCTGGGGATGGAGAGTTAA
- a CDS encoding Cof-type HAD-IIB family hydrolase, whose product MTVKVIVTDMDGTFLDDAKKYDRTRFMAQFEQLQQRNIEFVVASGNQYYQLISFFPELKDRISFVAENGALVYEHGQQLFHGELTRHESQVVMGELLKGGGLNFVACGLESAYINEAAPQEFVDLMAEHYHRLKPVRDFTQIDDTLFKFSLNLPDSEIPALVDELHTSLDGIMKPVTSGFGFVDLIIPGLHKANGISRLLKRWNLSPQACVTLGDSGNDAEMLRMTDYSFAMGNATDAIKAIARHQTDDNNHHGVLNVIQAVLDNTAPFDR is encoded by the coding sequence CGCAATTCGAGCAACTCCAGCAGCGCAATATCGAATTCGTGGTTGCCAGCGGCAACCAGTACTACCAGCTCATCTCCTTCTTCCCGGAGCTTAAGGATCGCATCTCCTTCGTCGCCGAAAACGGCGCGCTGGTCTACGAACACGGCCAACAACTGTTCCACGGCGAACTGACCCGCCACGAATCCCAGGTGGTGATGGGCGAGCTGTTAAAAGGCGGCGGCCTGAACTTTGTCGCCTGCGGGCTTGAAAGCGCCTATATCAACGAAGCCGCGCCGCAAGAGTTTGTCGATCTGATGGCGGAACACTATCACCGCTTAAAGCCGGTGCGCGACTTCACGCAGATTGACGATACGCTGTTTAAATTCTCCCTGAATCTGCCGGACAGCGAGATCCCGGCGCTGGTTGATGAACTGCACACCTCGCTCGACGGGATTATGAAACCGGTAACCAGCGGCTTCGGCTTTGTCGATCTGATTATCCCCGGCCTGCATAAAGCCAACGGTATTTCGCGTCTGCTCAAGCGCTGGAACCTCTCCCCGCAAGCGTGTGTGACGCTGGGCGATAGCGGAAACGACGCCGAAATGCTGCGCATGACCGACTACTCTTTCGCCATGGGCAACGCCACCGACGCGATTAAAGCCATTGCTCGTCACCAGACCGATGACAACAACCACCACGGCGTGCTGAATGTGATTCAGGCGGTGCTGGATAACACTGCCCCGTTCGACCGCTGA